Proteins from one Ahaetulla prasina isolate Xishuangbanna chromosome 2, ASM2864084v1, whole genome shotgun sequence genomic window:
- the SLC6A6 gene encoding sodium- and chloride-dependent taurine transporter isoform X3 yields MEEPALPIHIEEGIDVLTENKTMATKEKLQCLKDFHKDILKPSPGKSPGTRPEDEAEGKPPQREKWASKIDFLLSVAGGFIGLGNVWRFPYLCYKNGGGAFLIPYFIFLFGGGLPVFFLEVALGQYTSEGGITCWEKICPIFSGIGYASVVIVSLLNVYYIVILAWGLYYLFQSFSHTLPWAHCQQEWNTEHCVEDTLRKNKTLWLSFNATNFTSPVIEFWE; encoded by the exons ATGGAGGAACCAGCCCTGCCCATCCACATTGAGGAGGGGATAGACGTTCTGACTG AAAACAAAACCATGGCAACAAAGGAGAAGCTGCAGTGTTTGAAAGATTTTCACAAGGATATCCTTAAACCTTCCCCTGGCAAAAGCCCTGGGACACGGCCTGAGGATGAGGCGGAGGGCAAGCCACCACAGCGGGAAAAATGGGCCAGCAAGATTGATTTTCTGTTGTCCGTAGCTGGAGGGTTTATTGGATTAGGCAATGTTTGGCGATTTCCGTATCTCTGCTATAAAAATGGCGGAG GTGCATTTCTCATaccttatttcatttttctgtttggGGGAGGTCTTCCTGTATTCTTCCTGGAAGTGGCCCTAGGACAATATACCTCTGAAGGAGGAATTACATGCTGGGAAAAGATCTGCCCTATTTTCTCTG gaataGGTTATGCTTCCGTAGTGATTGTGTCTCTTTTGAATGTATACTACATCGTCATCCTGGCTTGGGGATTGTACTATCTATTCCAGTCATTTTCACACACTCTGCCATGGGCTCATTGTCAGCAAGAATGGAATACAGAACACTGTGTGGAAGACACCCTCAGGAAGAACAAAACTCTGTGGCTGTCATTCAATGCCACTAACTTCACATCTCCTGTCATAGAATTTTGGGAGTAA